CTGCTCCTTCAGCGACTGAGTCAGGCGGCGCATGATCATGGCGTCGGCGTCTGCCTACTTGGCGAGTGCGTAGAAATAGTCGACGTAGGACATCGCCGCGCCATCGAAGCCGTCGATGTTCTTGTTCTCCGACTCGATCACGAAGTACTCGTCGGGCGCATGCGCACCGCTGCCGTGGCCCATGCCGAAGTGGCCCGCCGCCAGGCTGAGCGGCGGGTCGGTGAAGGCGAAGCCCGGGTAGGAACCGGCATTGCGCGGCCACAGCAGCGGCGCCATCCCGCATGCGCGCAGCACGGCCAGTTGCGCCTGGATCAGCGGCGCGTCGGCGCGGGTCTGGGTGGGGTTGTAGCCGCCGGTGACGTTGACCTCGATGTCGCCGAAGCCGCGCTTGGCGAGGTGCCGCTTCAATGCCGAAACCGCATCGTCGAACCGCATGCCCGGCACCAGCCGCATGTCGATCTTGGCGACGGCGCGATGCGGCAGCACGGTCTTGCCGCCCGGGCCGGTGTAGCCGCCGACCAGGCCCTCGATGTTGACCGTGGGCTGCGAGACCAGGCGTTCCTGCGCCTGCTGGTAGGGCAGGTCGTCGATCCAGTGCTGCACGCCGTAGGCGGTCTTCGCCTCGGCCTCGCTGTTGGGGGCGATCGCCGCTTTGATCATCGCGCGATGCTCCTCGCTGATCGGCGGCGGCTGCGGATAGTCGTCGATGGCGATGGTGTTGCCGTCCGCGGACACCAGGGTGTCGAGCGCCTTGACCAGCCGCCACGCGGGGCTGTCGACCATCGCCTTGAGCGAGGAATGGATGTCGCGGCTCGGCCCGCGGCCCCATTGTTCGCCGCTGGCCACCAGCTCGAGCTCGACGATGCCCTTCGCGCCCAGGCTGACGGTGACGATGCCGTCGGTGTCCTGCATCGCGCTGGGCATGAACACGCCCACCGTCTTCGCCAGCGCGGCCTGCACCTGCGGCGCGCGCACGATCTGGCCGATGTGCGGCGAGCCGATCTCCTCCTCGCCCTCGGCGATCAGCGCGATGTTCACCGGCAGCTTCACGTTGGCCGCCTTGAACGCGTGCAGCGCGGCCAGGAACGCGGCCTCCGGGCCTTTCTGGTTGACCGCGCCGCGGCCCATCATCACCTGGCCGTAGCCGGGCTTGTGGACGATCCGGCCTTCCAGCGGCGGGCTGCTCCATTCCTTCGGGTCGTACTGCTTGACGTCGTACATGAAGTACACGCCGACGGTCTTCGGCGCGCCGGCATCGAGGGTGGCGAACACGCCGGGCTTGCCGTCGGTGGGGATGATGTCCGCATGCTGGAAGCCGGCCTCCAGCAGCAGCTGGCGCATGTGTTCGGCGCCTTGCGCGGCGTTGAGGTTCTCGGCGGCGATCGAGGGCAGCGCGATCCAGTCGCGCAGGCGCTGGACGTTGGCATCGTGTTGCGCCGTCAGCTGCGCGCGCAGCGGCGCGTGCGTGCCATCGGCCGCGTGGACCGGCGCCAGCGCGGCGAGGCCAAGCACGAGCGCAGCGGCGATGCCGCCGGACGAAATCGGGCGATGCGGGGACATCCGATGCTCCTTGGTTGCCATGGAAGGGTGGGCATCACGTGCCTGGCGGCCGTGGTGCGCGTCGCGGCGGCGTGCGGTCAGCGGGTGCAGGCGCATGGCGCCCTGCTGAACGTTGTCCGGCCTGCGGCAGGCGTTGCCGGCCGCACGGGGTCATCGGCGTTGCGGCAGGCGGGCCCGCTCATGCGGGGCCCCTGCAGGGCGTCTGGTTCCGATCCATCGCCATCCCCCTTGGCGTTGTCGGTACGAACGTGAATGGGTCGGCTTTCAGGCCAGACTGGTGCGCAATGCCTTGACCCGCTCGATCAGTTCCTCGGGCGCGTACGGGCGCGCGGTCGCGTTGCCCCAGACCGGCCGCGGCCAGGCGATGTCGTCGCGATAGCGGGCGATCACGTGCACATGCAGCTGCGGGACCATGTTGCCGAGCGCGGCCACGTTGAGCTTGTCCGGCTTGAACAGGGTCTTCAGCGCGCGGCAGGCGGCATCGATCTCGGCGGTGAGCTGGCTGCGCTGGGCGGGGTCGAGGTCGATGATCTCGACCATGTCCGCGATGCGCGGCACCAGCACCAGCCACGGATGGTTGGCATCGTCCATCAGCCGCACTTCGCACAGCGCCAATTCGATGACGGGCACGGTGTCGTTGGCCAATTGCGGGTGAAGCTGCCAGGCGTTCATGAGGTGTGCTCCGCGAGGAAGGCGAGGGTGCGCTCGCGCGCCAGCGCCGCGCTTTCGGCATGGAAGTGATGCGGGTCGACGTCGCGGTTGAAGGCATGGTCGGCGGCGGCGTAGACGAACACGCTCGCCTGCGGCTGCAGTTCGCGATGACGGACGATGTCCTCGGGTGGAATGCTGCGGTCGTGGCCGCCGAAATGGAACATCAGCGGCGCCTGCGCGGGTTCGGCGATGAACGGCATGGTCCGCGCGCCGTAGTAGCTCACCGCCGGCAGGCGCAGCCGGGTATTGGCGAGGAAGGCCATCGAGCCGCCCCAGCAATAACCGACCACGCCGGGATGGTGGTGCGCCTCGCGCAGCCAGCGCGCCGCGGCGGAGACCACCTGCAGGGCGCGCTCCGTCCCGAGTTCGGCCACCAGCTCGCGACCACGGGTGAAACCGGCATCGCCATAGCCGAGTTCGACCTCCGGCTGCACCGGGTCGAACAGCGCCGGCGCCATCGCCACCAGCCCGTGCTTCGCGAACCCGTCCGCCACCGCGCGGATGTGCGCATTCACCCCGAAGATCTCCTGCAGCACGATCACCGCGCCGCGCGGCGGCTTGTCCGGGCGGGCCAGCCAGGCGCGGACCGGGCCGGCGGGGGTGTCGAGGTGGATCCAGTCGCCCATCGCAGCCTCCGGCCTCGCGGCGGGGTGGGGACGTATAATTTCGCACCTTTTCGCGGTGCCCGTGCATGTCCCTGCAACAACCCAAGGTCGGTTTCGTCAGCCTCGGCTGCCCCAAGGCGCTGGTCGATTCCGAGCGCATCCTCACCCAGTTGCGGGTCGAGGGCTACGACCTGGTGCAGAGTTACGACGATGCCGACGTGGTGGTGGTCAACACCTGCGGCTTCATCGACAGCGCGGTGGCCGAATCGCTGGACGCGATCGGCGAGGCGATGGCCGAGAACGGCAAGGTCATCGTCACCGGCTGCCTGGGCAAGCGCAGCGAGGTGATCCGCGAGGCCTACCCGGACGTGCTCTCGATCAGCGGCCCGCAGGACTACCAGAGCGTGATGGAAGCGGTGCACGTCGCGCTGCCGCCGAAGCACGATCCGTTCATCGACCTGGTGCCGGATTACGGTCTGAAGCTCACGCCGAAGCACTACGCATACCTGAAAATTTCCGAGGGCTGCAACCATCGCTGCAGCTTCTGCATCATCCCGTCGATGCGCGGCGACCTAGTCTCGCGCCCGGTCGACGAGGTGTTGCGCGAAGCCGAGAAGCTGGTGCGCGGCGGCGTCAAGGAATTGCTCGTCGTTTCGCAGGACACCAGCGCGTACGGCGTCGACGTGAAGTACGCCGAGCGCACCTGGCGCGACAAGCAGTACCAGACGCGGATGAAGGCGCTGTGCGAAGGCCTGTCCGAACTCGACGTGTGGACGCGCCTGCACTACGTGTATCCGTACCCGCACGTGGACGACATCATCCCGCTGATGGCGGAGGGGAAAATTCTTCCGTACCTCGACATCCCGTTCCAGCACGCCAGCCCGCGCGTGCTGAAGCTGATGAAGCGGCCCGGCGCGGTCGACAAGACCCTGGAGCGCGTGCAGCGCTGGCGTGCGATCTGCCCGGAGCTGACCATCCGCAGCACCTTCATCGTCGGCTTCCCCGGCGAGACCGAGGCCGAGTTCGAGGAGCTGCTGGATTTCCTCGACGAAGCGCAGCTGGACCGCGTCGGCGCCTTCGCCTATTCGCCGGTGGACGGCGCCAAGGCGAACGAATTGCCGGATCCAGTCGATGAAGACCTCAAGCAGGAGCGCCTGGCGCGTTTCATGGAGCGGCAGGCGGCGATCAGCGAAGCGCGGCTGGCGGCCAAGGTCGGCACGGTGCAGCAGGTGATCGTCGATGCGATCGACGGCGAGCTCGCCATCGCGCGATCGAAGGCGGATGCGCCGGAGATCGATGGCCTGGTGCAGGTCCAGGACGGTCGCGAAGCCGGCCTCCAGCCCGGCGATTTCGCATTCGTCCGCATCATGGGCAACGACGAGCACGACCTGTATGGCGAAGTCGAGTACAACGCGTAACGCGATCGGTTTGTTGGCGATGCTTGGCCTTGCGATTGCCGGGCCGGCGCCCGCGAAGGATCCGCGGGGACAGGGCAGCCGGAATTCTGGATTCCGTCGGACAAGGACCTGCTGGTCGATTTGCCCGATGGCGCCCATCTCGAAACCCGGCGCAACGGCGACATCAACGGCGATGGCATCCCCGATGTCGCCTTCGTCGGCGGCAACGAGGACGCGCGTTGGCTGGTGGTGAAGATCGGCTACAAGGACGAACTCGACTGGGGCTTCGAGCCGGCGTCGATCAACAAGAAGCTCGATCCGTTTCCGCTGGGCGCAGCCAGCCTGTCGGTGAAGAAGGACGTGCTGGTGGTCGGCGACCTGACAGGCGGCACCACCGCGACCATGGCGACCTACCGCTATCGCTGGGATCCGAAGCTCAAGCGCATGCGCCTGATCGGCCTGGACGCCACCACCTACAGCCGCACCAACAGCCACGACATGGTCGAGACCAGCTGGAACCTGCTGACCGGCGCGCACCAGGTCGTGCGCGGCATCGTCAACCAGGCCGCGAAGCGCGACGACGATCCGGCCTACCTGTATTCAAAACCGCAGCGCACGTCGCGCAAGTCGGTGCCGGTGTACATGGAAGACACGCCGAACCCGGACGGCCTGGTGGCTGCCGAAAGCGTGCCCGCCGGCGAGGATCGCGACTGAACCGCGCCGTGTCGCCTTGACGCCGGCGCCTGTCGGCGCAAGATGGGGCGCCACGATCCGGAGCTACCGCATGGCCAACAGGCGCTGGTTCACGCGTTTCGCCAATGCCGCTTCGCGCTTCGCCGGCAGCCCGTTGAGCTTCGTGCTGGCGCTGCTGGTGGTGCTGGCGTGGATCGTGACGGGGCCGCTGTTCGGCTTCAGCGACACCTGGCAGCTGGTGATCAACACCGGCACCACCATCGTCACCTTCCTGATGGTGTTCCTGATCCAGAACAGCCAGAACCGCGACGCGCGCGCGCTGCAGATCAAGCTGGACGAACTGATCCGCGCCACCCGCGGCGCGCACAACAGCCTGCTCGACCTCGAGGAGCTGGAGGAGCGGGAGTTGCAGACGTTCCAGGATCGCTACGAGGCGCTGGCCCGGCGCGCGCGGGAGTGCGACATCGCGGACGACGACAACGACGTGGGCACGCCGGAAGTCGCGGCACCGACGGATCCCGCTCAGCCGCGATAGCGGATCCCGACGATCGCGTAGCGCACGACGCCGCCCGGCAGCACGGCGTCGAATCCGTCGTCCACGCGTTTCCTGAGCATCGCCCGCGCCAGCGGCGCGTCGATGCTGATCCAGCCGCGCTGCGCGTCGGTCTCGTCCGGGCCCACGATGCGGTAGCGCACCAGCTCGCCGCTGTCCAGGTCTTCCAGTTCGACCTCCGCGCCGAAGAACACCGCGTCGCGGTCGGCGGGCGCGGCATCGACCACGCGCAAGGCCTCCAGCCGCTTGCTCAGGTAACGCACCCGGCGGTCGATCTCGCCGAGTTGCTTCTTGCGATAGGTGTACTCGGCATTCTCCGAGCGGTCGCCCTCGGCCGCCGCGGCGGCGAGGGCCTTCACCACGCCGGGGCGCTTCGCCCGCCACAGGTCGTCCAGTTCCGATTTCAACCGGTCGTGGCCTTCGCGGGTGATCAGCGCCGTGCTCTTCTCGGCGGGGGGACGCCAACGGCTCATGCGGACAACGGTTCCGGTGGAGCGCTGGCCGACGCGGCGCGGCGGAAGTAGTACCTGCGCTGCCAGGCCACGAACAACAGCACGGCGCCCAGATAGAACGGCGCGCTCGACGCGCCGCCGGGCAGGTTGGCGCCGCCGATGGTGGGGAAGGCGGCTTCCAGCAGGCGCCCGTGCGTATTGGCGCTCCAATGCAGGAACACAGCCGGCCACACCGAGCCGCCGGCGCGCGGCACCAGCCATACCAGCAGCAGCGACAGCGTCAGGCAATGCGAGGCGAAGCCCAGCGTGGAGCGCAGCGAGGAGAACACGCTGTCGTAGAACGCCGGTAGATGCCAGACGGCCCAGATGAGGGCGACGACCAGTGCGGTCAGGAACGGCGACATGCGAGTCAGCAGCGTGTTCTGGAGATAACCGCGCCAGCCGAACTCCTCGGCGAACGGGCCGGTGATCCACGCCGTTGCCAGCATGGTGAGGAAGCCGGCATCGAGGGCGGGGTGGAAAGCGGACGGCAGCTTGCCCGCCGCGCGCAGCGCCATCCACCCGAGCCCGAGGCCGAGCGGAATCAGATAGCCGATGACGATGAAACGCAGCGACCCGGCCACGCGCAGTGTGCGCCGGCCGAACGCGCGCAGCCCGTCCAAGCCGCCTTCGGCATAGCTGGCGGCAAACCCGCCGAGGCTGCAGAAGAGTGCGGTGTACCAATACAGCGGGTTGTCCTCGCTCATGAAGATGTCGCAGGCCCAGACCGGGACGAACGCCATGAACAGGAAAACCGCAAGCCCGCGCTGGGTCTTGGTCATCGATATGTCCTAGAGGTGTTGTGAAGAAAAAACAACGGCGCACTCAACGCCTGCCGAAGATCCCGCGCGCGCTCCATTTGCCGAACGGCCCGCCGTATTGCCGGCCGCCGATTCGCCGATCAAGCCGCCGACATTGCGCGTGGTCTGCTTCGCCATGCGTTCCGCCACGCCTTGGCGGCGCCGGGTCCCCGACAGGAGCTCGCCGATCTCCTGGCCGGGGCAGGCCGTGGTTGTGCCGCGTGCTCACCAGTGCGACGTGCGCGCCGAAGAACACCGCATCGCGATCCGCGGGCGCGGCGTCCGCCTTCAGCCGGTCGTGCCCGGCGCGCGTGATCAGCGCGATGCTGCCGGGCGGACCCCAGCGCCCCATCGATCAACGGCGCCGCAGGCTGTAATCGAGCTTGCTGTCGATCGGCTTGCCTTCGGTATCCAGCGCGCGCAACTCGTTGCCGGAGACGACTTCGAACCAGCGGTCGCGCTCCTGCTTGTCTTCCGGATCGAGCAGCAGGGTCTTGCCGTCTTCCTTTACGGTCCAGGTGCCCTTGAGGGTGAAACTGCTGCTGTCGCTGTCCTGGTAGACCTCGCTCATGGTGAAGCCGCCTTCCGGGGCGAACGCGATGCTGGTGTCGATGCCGGGGCAGTCCGCGCAGGGCAGGGTGCCGCCGTAGGTGCCGGCGAACGCCTTCGCGTCGAAACCCGGGGCGGCGCTGGATGGCGAGTTCTGGTCGATTTCGGAGATCACCGCACTCTTGATCTCTTCGGTCGGCGCGGCGGCGACGGCTGCGGGCGGCGCCTCGGCTTCGCGCTTGCAGGCGGCGAGGGCGAGGCAGGACAGGGCGAGTGCAAGGAAAATGCGCGAGCGGTTCATCGTGTGGTCTCGTCGATGGGTTGCGGATGGTCGGGGATCAGCGTTTGCCGCCGAAGATGCTGCCGAGGATGCCGCGCAGGATCTGCCGGCCGACCTGGTTGCCGACGGTGCGGGCGGTCTGCTTGGCCATGGTCTCGATCATGCCCTGGCGGCGCTTGGTGCCGAACACGGCGTCCTTGACCGCACCGCCGAAACCGCCTTCCTCGGCATCGTCGTCTTCGCGGGTCTTCGCTTGCGGCGCCTGCGCCTGTTCGGCTTTCGTTTCCGCTTTCTTCGCCAGCAGTTCGGCGGCGGAATCGCGGTCGATGCGGGTGTCGTACTTCATGCCGACCGGGCTGCCGGCGCGCACCTGCGCGCGTTCGGCCTCGGTGATCGCGCCCATCCGGCAACGCGGCGGCGCGACCAGGGTCTTCTCGACCGGCATCGGGATGCCCTTGTCCTGCAGGGTCGAGACCAGCGCCTCGCCGACGCCGAGCTGGCCGATGGTCTTGGCCACGTCCAGGCCGGGATTGGCGACGAAGGTTTCCGCGGCGGTCTTGACCGCCTTCTGGTCGCGCGGGGTGAACGCGCGCAGCGCATGCTGGAAGCGGTTGCCCATCTGGCCGAGGATCTCGTCCGGCACGTCGTCGGGGAACTGCGAGCAGAAGTACACGCCGACGCCCTTGGAGCGGATCAGGCGGACGACCTGTTCGATGCGCTGGCGCAGCGCCGGCGGCGCGTCGTCGAACAGCAGGTGCGCCTCGTCGAACACGAAGACGAGTTTCGGCTTGTCGAGGTCGCCGACTTCCGGCAGGTTCTCGAACAGTTCGCTGAGCAGCCACAGCAGGAAGCTGGAATACAGCTTGGGCTTCAGGATCAGCTGGTCGGCGGCCAGGATGTTGACCACGCCGCGGCCGTCGGTCGTGGTGCGCATCAGGTCGGCCAGTTCCAGCGCCGGTTCGCCGAAGAACAGCTCCGCGCCTTCCTGTTCCAGGCGCAGCAGGGCGCGCTGGATGGCGCCGATCGACTGCGTGCTGACCAGGCCGTAGGAGGTGGACACGTCCTTGCGTTCCTCGGCGATCAGGCCGAGCAGGGCGCGCAGGTCCTCGAGGTCGAGCAGCAGCAGGCCGCGGTCGTCGGCCAGCTTGAACACGATGTCGAGCACGCCGCCCTGGGTCTCGTTCAATTCGAGGATGCGGCCGAGCAGGGTCGGGCCCATCTCGCTGACGGTGGTGCGCACCGGGTGGCCGAGCTTGCCCCACAGGTCCCAGAACACCACCGGCGCGGCTTCATTGCGGTAATCGGCGATGCCCAGCTGGGCGATGCGCTGCTGGATCCTGTCGTTCATGGCACCGGCCGCCGCCAGCCCGGCCACGTCGCCCTTGACGTCGGCCAGGAACACCGGCACGCCGATCCGGCTGAAGCCCTCGGCCAGGGTCATCAGGGTCACCGTCTTGCCGGTGCCGGTGGCGCCGGCGACCAGGCCGTGGCGATTGCCGTATTTCGGCAGCAGGAACACGTTGCCGCTGGTTTCGGTGGTGACGGCCTTGCCGACGAGGATGGGGTCCATGCGAATGCGCGTCCGATGATGGGCTGCTGGGAATGTGAATGCGTGCAACGCCGATTCTATGCGATGCCGGTCGCATTTCCCGTGCCGTGGCGGGTTCCCTTGCCCGCGCGTGGCGGCTACCCTCCCGCTTCCCACGCAGCCCCTCGATGCATCCATGTCCCATCGCGTTTCCGTGTTTGCCGCCGCATTCGCCATCGCCTCGATCGCCGCCTTGTCCGCGCCGGGCGCCCACGCGCAATCGAAGCGCGACCTGGCCGCCGCCAGCGTCCTCCAGCAACGCATGGATGCCGCCGAGAAGCGTTACCGCGACGGCATGCTGGCCGATGACGAGGAAGCCGCCAGCGCCGCCAGCAGCGCCGCGCTGGCCGAGATGAAGACGGTGATCGAGGCCTGCGCGAAGCAGAAGGGCTGCTCGATGCCGGGCATGCTGGCGACCTACGAACGCCTGCTCAAGGCCAGCCCGCAAGCCGGCGAGGAACTGTTCGACGAGGACGGCCAGGACCCGATCGACGAAGCCGACTTCACCGCCGCCGACGTGCCGGACGAGGCGAACGCAGCCTCGCTGCTGAGCGAGGACGGCCAGCGCTTCGTGCGCATGGTGCAGTTCAACCCGGCGGTGCAGGCCGGCATCCGCCGCTGGCTCACCGACATGCGCCCGTCGCTGATGGACAGCTACGAGAACTACCGCTACATGCAGCACCTGATGTCGCCGCCGTTCAAGCGCCACGGCCTGCCGGAGGCGCTGCTGTTCGGGATCATGGCCAAGGAATCCAACGGCAAGGTGCATGCCGGTTCGCGCGCCGGCGCGGTGGGTCCGCTGCAATTCATGCCGGCCACCGGCCGCCGCTTCGGCCTGGGCAACGACGGCACCGGCTTCGATACCCGCTACGACCCGGCCGCATCGGCCGATGCCGCCGCGCAGTACCTGAGCGAGCGCATGGCCCAGCTCAACAACAGCATCGAACTGTCGCTGGCCGGCTACAACGGCGGCGAGGGCCGCGCGGCGCGGGTGTTCCAGGGCAGCGGCGGGCGCAGCTTCTGGGACTACGACGTCTACAACCAGTTCCCCGCGGAAACCAAGGACTACGTGCCGATGGTGATCGCCGCGGCCTGGCTGTTCCTGCATCCGAAGGAATACGGCATCCGCTGGCCGCGGGTCAGCGCCAGGCCGGCCATGGTCACCCTGACGCAACCGGCCTCGATCTACGAGCTCACCATCTGCCTGGGCAACTACGGTTCGCGCGACGGCTACATGCGCGC
Above is a genomic segment from Thermomonas aquatica containing:
- a CDS encoding CPBP family intramembrane glutamic endopeptidase, with the translated sequence MTKTQRGLAVFLFMAFVPVWACDIFMSEDNPLYWYTALFCSLGGFAASYAEGGLDGLRAFGRRTLRVAGSLRFIVIGYLIPLGLGLGWMALRAAGKLPSAFHPALDAGFLTMLATAWITGPFAEEFGWRGYLQNTLLTRMSPFLTALVVALIWAVWHLPAFYDSVFSSLRSTLGFASHCLTLSLLLVWLVPRAGGSVWPAVFLHWSANTHGRLLEAAFPTIGGANLPGGASSAPFYLGAVLLFVAWQRRYYFRRAASASAPPEPLSA
- the greB gene encoding transcription elongation factor GreB produces the protein MSRWRPPAEKSTALITREGHDRLKSELDDLWRAKRPGVVKALAAAAAEGDRSENAEYTYRKKQLGEIDRRVRYLSKRLEALRVVDAAPADRDAVFFGAEVELEDLDSGELVRYRIVGPDETDAQRGWISIDAPLARAMLRKRVDDGFDAVLPGGVVRYAIVGIRYRG
- a CDS encoding helicase HerA-like domain-containing protein, which codes for MDPILVGKAVTTETSGNVFLLPKYGNRHGLVAGATGTGKTVTLMTLAEGFSRIGVPVFLADVKGDVAGLAAAGAMNDRIQQRIAQLGIADYRNEAAPVVFWDLWGKLGHPVRTTVSEMGPTLLGRILELNETQGGVLDIVFKLADDRGLLLLDLEDLRALLGLIAEERKDVSTSYGLVSTQSIGAIQRALLRLEQEGAELFFGEPALELADLMRTTTDGRGVVNILAADQLILKPKLYSSFLLWLLSELFENLPEVGDLDKPKLVFVFDEAHLLFDDAPPALRQRIEQVVRLIRSKGVGVYFCSQFPDDVPDEILGQMGNRFQHALRAFTPRDQKAVKTAAETFVANPGLDVAKTIGQLGVGEALVSTLQDKGIPMPVEKTLVAPPRCRMGAITEAERAQVRAGSPVGMKYDTRIDRDSAAELLAKKAETKAEQAQAPQAKTREDDDAEEGGFGGAVKDAVFGTKRRQGMIETMAKQTARTVGNQVGRQILRGILGSIFGGKR
- a CDS encoding M20/M25/M40 family metallo-hydrolase, with amino-acid sequence MSPHRPISSGGIAAALVLGLAALAPVHAADGTHAPLRAQLTAQHDANVQRLRDWIALPSIAAENLNAAQGAEHMRQLLLEAGFQHADIIPTDGKPGVFATLDAGAPKTVGVYFMYDVKQYDPKEWSSPPLEGRIVHKPGYGQVMMGRGAVNQKGPEAAFLAALHAFKAANVKLPVNIALIAEGEEEIGSPHIGQIVRAPQVQAALAKTVGVFMPSAMQDTDGIVTVSLGAKGIVELELVASGEQWGRGPSRDIHSSLKAMVDSPAWRLVKALDTLVSADGNTIAIDDYPQPPPISEEHRAMIKAAIAPNSEAEAKTAYGVQHWIDDLPYQQAQERLVSQPTVNIEGLVGGYTGPGGKTVLPHRAVAKIDMRLVPGMRFDDAVSALKRHLAKRGFGDIEVNVTGGYNPTQTRADAPLIQAQLAVLRACGMAPLLWPRNAGSYPGFAFTDPPLSLAAGHFGMGHGSGAHAPDEYFVIESENKNIDGFDGAAMSYVDYFYALAK
- a CDS encoding low affinity iron permease family protein encodes the protein MANRRWFTRFANAASRFAGSPLSFVLALLVVLAWIVTGPLFGFSDTWQLVINTGTTIVTFLMVFLIQNSQNRDARALQIKLDELIRATRGAHNSLLDLEELEERELQTFQDRYEALARRARECDIADDDNDVGTPEVAAPTDPAQPR
- a CDS encoding transglycosylase SLT domain-containing protein, with protein sequence MSHRVSVFAAAFAIASIAALSAPGAHAQSKRDLAAASVLQQRMDAAEKRYRDGMLADDEEAASAASSAALAEMKTVIEACAKQKGCSMPGMLATYERLLKASPQAGEELFDEDGQDPIDEADFTAADVPDEANAASLLSEDGQRFVRMVQFNPAVQAGIRRWLTDMRPSLMDSYENYRYMQHLMSPPFKRHGLPEALLFGIMAKESNGKVHAGSRAGAVGPLQFMPATGRRFGLGNDGTGFDTRYDPAASADAAAQYLSERMAQLNNSIELSLAGYNGGEGRAARVFQGSGGRSFWDYDVYNQFPAETKDYVPMVIAAAWLFLHPKEYGIRWPRVSARPAMVTLTQPASIYELTICLGNYGSRDGYMRALRNLNPRWDVDSTIPAGTALNATTRIAWLYRFNCGNGKRAQLAKQLVQSNVQSALVRIGPMTSAPVASADPPAQEAAPPPRPAKPAKPAKPKTYKVQRGENLTGIARKFDCDLSDFAKANKLKPPKYAIRPGQALKLAGCKG
- a CDS encoding HIT domain-containing protein; its protein translation is MNAWQLHPQLANDTVPVIELALCEVRLMDDANHPWLVLVPRIADMVEIIDLDPAQRSQLTAEIDAACRALKTLFKPDKLNVAALGNMVPQLHVHVIARYRDDIAWPRPVWGNATARPYAPEELIERVKALRTSLA
- a CDS encoding dienelactone hydrolase family protein, which translates into the protein MGDWIHLDTPAGPVRAWLARPDKPPRGAVIVLQEIFGVNAHIRAVADGFAKHGLVAMAPALFDPVQPEVELGYGDAGFTRGRELVAELGTERALQVVSAAARWLREAHHHPGVVGYCWGGSMAFLANTRLRLPAVSYYGARTMPFIAEPAQAPLMFHFGGHDRSIPPEDIVRHRELQPQASVFVYAAADHAFNRDVDPHHFHAESAALARERTLAFLAEHTS
- the rimO gene encoding 30S ribosomal protein S12 methylthiotransferase RimO, giving the protein MSLQQPKVGFVSLGCPKALVDSERILTQLRVEGYDLVQSYDDADVVVVNTCGFIDSAVAESLDAIGEAMAENGKVIVTGCLGKRSEVIREAYPDVLSISGPQDYQSVMEAVHVALPPKHDPFIDLVPDYGLKLTPKHYAYLKISEGCNHRCSFCIIPSMRGDLVSRPVDEVLREAEKLVRGGVKELLVVSQDTSAYGVDVKYAERTWRDKQYQTRMKALCEGLSELDVWTRLHYVYPYPHVDDIIPLMAEGKILPYLDIPFQHASPRVLKLMKRPGAVDKTLERVQRWRAICPELTIRSTFIVGFPGETEAEFEELLDFLDEAQLDRVGAFAYSPVDGAKANELPDPVDEDLKQERLARFMERQAAISEARLAAKVGTVQQVIVDAIDGELAIARSKADAPEIDGLVQVQDGREAGLQPGDFAFVRIMGNDEHDLYGEVEYNA
- a CDS encoding copper resistance protein NlpE, yielding MNRSRIFLALALSCLALAACKREAEAPPAAVAAAPTEEIKSAVISEIDQNSPSSAAPGFDAKAFAGTYGGTLPCADCPGIDTSIAFAPEGGFTMSEVYQDSDSSSFTLKGTWTVKEDGKTLLLDPEDKQERDRWFEVVSGNELRALDTEGKPIDSKLDYSLRRR